Proteins encoded within one genomic window of Macaca thibetana thibetana isolate TM-01 chromosome 3, ASM2454274v1, whole genome shotgun sequence:
- the TAS2R16 gene encoding taste receptor type 2 member 16, translating to MIPIQLSVFFMIIYVLESLTIIVQSSLIVAVLGREWLQVRRLMPVDMILISLGISRFCLQWTSMLNDFCFYFNFNYVLCNLTITWTFFNVLTFWLNSLLTVFYCIKVSSFTHPIVLWLRWRILRWLPWLLLGCLMITCVTIIPSAIGNYIQIQFLTTEHPPRNSTVIDRLQNFHQYLHQAHTVALVIPFILFLASTILLMASLTKQIQHHGTGHCNPSMKAHFTALRSLAILFIVFTSYFLTILITMIGTLFDKRCWLWVWEAFVYAFIFMHSTSLMLSSPTLKRILNGKC from the coding sequence ATGATACCCATCCAACTCAGTGTCTTCTTCATGATCATCTATGTGCTTGAGTCCTTGACAATTATTGTGCAGAGCAGCTTAATTGTTGCAGTGCTGGGCAGAGAATGGCTGCAAGTCAGAAGGCTGATGCCTGTGGACATGATTCTCATCAGCCTGGGCATCTCTCGTTTCTGTCTACAGTGGACATCAATGCTGAACgatttttgcttctattttaattttaattatgtactttGCAACTTAACAATCACCTGGACATTTTTTAATGTCCTTACATTCTGGTTAAACAGCTTGCTTACCGTCTTCTACTGCATCAAGGTCTCTTCTTTCACCCATCCCATCGTTCTCTGGCTGAGGTGGAGAATTTTGAGGTGGCTTCCCTGGCTATTACTGGGTTGTCTGATGATTACTTGTGTGACAATCATCCCTTCAGCTATTGGGAATTACATTCAAATTCAGTTTCTCACCACGGAGCATCCACCCAGAAACAGCACTGTAATTGACAGACTTCAAAACTTTCATCAGTATCTGCACCAGGCTCATACAGTCGCGTTGGTTATTCCTTTCATCCTGTTCCTGGCCTCCACCATCTTGCTCATGGCATCATTGACCAAGCAGATACAACATCATGGCACTGGTCACTGCAATCCAAGCATGAAAGCGCACTTCACTGCCCTGAGGTCCCTTGCCATCTTGTTTATCGTGTTTACCTCTTACTTTCTAACCATACTTATCACCATGATAGGTACTCTATTTGATAAGAGATGTTGGTTATGGGTCTGGGAAGCTTTTGTCTATGCTTTCATCTTTATGCATTCCACTTCACTGATGCTGAGCAGCCCTACATTGAAAAGGATTCTAAATGGAAAATGCTAG